In the genome of Globicephala melas chromosome 3, mGloMel1.2, whole genome shotgun sequence, one region contains:
- the SCGB3A2 gene encoding secretoglobin family 3A member 2, giving the protein MKLVTVFLLVTISICSYSATAFLINSLPLLVNKALPLPLDNVLPVMDPLKLLLKTLGISVEHLVEGLRKCVSELGPETSEAVKKLLEALSYLV; this is encoded by the exons ATGAAGCTGGTCACTGTGTTCCTGCTGGTGACCATCAGCATTTGCAGTTACTCTG CTACCGCCTTCCTCATCAACAGTTTGCCACTTCTTGTCAACAAGGCTTTACCTTTACCTCTGGACAATGTTCTCCCAGTCATGGACCCACTTAAGCTTCTTCTGAAAACTCTGGGCATTTCTGTTGAGCACCTTGTGGAAGGGCTAAGGAAGTGTGTGAGTGAGCTGGGACCAGAGACCTCTGAGGCCGTGAAGAAACTGCTG GAGGCACTCTCATATTTGGTGTGA